A window from Vulcanimicrobium alpinum encodes these proteins:
- a CDS encoding cbb3-type cytochrome c oxidase subunit I, translating into MRDLRSYSGEPGSRGVVEDAQIFAAFTISATMWLLITTAAGLIISFKYSYPDLFTSPWFSFGRLRAIHTNGTFYGWASMALVGCAIWVAARSSGVNVKSPRVAWLSLWLFNVAALVGTITLDLGLNNGNQEYREWIWPAAVLFLCALLSALVVVFRTVASRIGDDIYIANWYTIGGFIFTIILGVTAGVPWYQHGLGQVALQGFYMHNAVGMWFTFLALGTTYYALPKLLNRPIYSYALGVLGFWTNLLFYPVIGAHHYEFSPLPWWFQTLAIVFSVGMLVPVWAGSGNFFLTMRGRWGTVRRSYALPFLAVGIGYYFVGSTQGTIEAFRSLQNIWHLTSFTVGHSHATMYGFITFVAWGAIYGLLPSATGKEPPRIAVGIHFWLAFIGVTGYVVVLSIAGTEQGLRWASGDPFIASVEAAAPLWLARAVTGTMMFAAHLVFAYNVWRMTAPRHVVAPSGLRGATV; encoded by the coding sequence GTGCGGGATCTACGGTCGTATTCGGGCGAACCGGGAAGCCGAGGTGTCGTCGAGGATGCGCAGATTTTCGCCGCGTTCACGATCTCGGCGACCATGTGGCTTCTCATAACGACAGCCGCGGGACTTATCATCAGCTTCAAATACAGCTACCCCGACCTATTCACGAGCCCGTGGTTTTCGTTCGGGCGGTTGCGGGCCATCCACACCAACGGTACGTTCTACGGGTGGGCGTCGATGGCGCTGGTCGGCTGCGCGATATGGGTGGCGGCCCGGTCGAGCGGCGTGAACGTCAAAAGTCCGCGCGTCGCGTGGCTCTCTCTCTGGCTCTTCAACGTTGCGGCGTTGGTCGGTACGATCACGCTCGACCTGGGTTTGAACAACGGCAACCAAGAGTACCGCGAGTGGATCTGGCCGGCGGCCGTACTGTTTCTGTGCGCGCTCCTCTCAGCGCTAGTCGTCGTTTTCCGCACGGTGGCGTCTCGGATCGGCGACGATATCTACATCGCAAATTGGTACACGATCGGCGGGTTCATCTTCACGATCATCTTGGGCGTAACCGCAGGTGTGCCGTGGTATCAGCACGGCTTGGGCCAGGTGGCGCTTCAAGGGTTCTACATGCACAACGCCGTCGGCATGTGGTTTACGTTCCTTGCGCTCGGTACGACCTACTACGCGCTGCCGAAGCTTCTGAATCGGCCGATCTACTCCTATGCCTTGGGCGTGCTCGGATTTTGGACCAACCTGCTGTTCTATCCGGTGATCGGCGCGCATCACTACGAGTTCTCGCCGTTGCCGTGGTGGTTCCAGACGTTGGCGATCGTCTTCTCCGTCGGAATGCTCGTCCCGGTCTGGGCGGGCAGCGGCAATTTCTTTCTGACGATGCGTGGGCGTTGGGGGACTGTCCGGCGATCCTATGCGCTCCCATTTCTTGCTGTGGGCATCGGATACTACTTCGTCGGCTCGACGCAAGGCACGATCGAAGCGTTTCGGTCGCTGCAGAACATCTGGCACCTGACGTCGTTTACGGTCGGACATTCGCACGCCACCATGTACGGTTTCATCACGTTCGTCGCATGGGGAGCGATCTACGGTCTCCTGCCGAGCGCAACCGGTAAGGAGCCGCCAAGAATTGCGGTAGGAATTCATTTTTGGCTGGCGTTTATCGGAGTTACCGGGTACGTCGTCGTCCTGTCCATTGCCGGGACGGAGCAGGGGCTGCGCTGGGCGAGCGGCGACCCGTTCATCGCTTCGGTCGAAGCTGCTGCGCCCTTGTGGCTGGCGCGCGCGGTGACGGGAACGATGATGTTCGCGGCTCATCTCGTCTTCGCATACAACGTTTGGCGGATGACCGCGCCGCGCCACGTCGTCGCGCCGTCCGGGCTACGAGGAGCTACCGTGTGA
- a CDS encoding cupredoxin domain-containing protein: MNRIALVAGLVAGSLVLAAPAFARDVDITANGHTFAFSPNVVTLKKGVPTTLHFKATPGAPHGLAVPGIGLANTVITSAGTTVTVTPKKAGTFPANCTIVCGAGHDHMAMKFVVK; the protein is encoded by the coding sequence TTGAACCGTATCGCCCTCGTCGCCGGCCTCGTTGCCGGCTCCCTTGTGCTCGCCGCGCCTGCCTTCGCGCGTGACGTCGACATCACGGCCAACGGTCACACGTTTGCCTTCTCGCCCAACGTCGTGACGCTCAAGAAAGGCGTTCCGACGACCCTCCATTTCAAGGCGACGCCGGGGGCGCCGCACGGGCTTGCGGTTCCGGGCATCGGTCTCGCCAACACCGTGATCACGTCCGCGGGAACGACCGTCACCGTCACCCCGAAGAAGGCCGGTACGTTTCCCGCGAACTGCACGATCGTCTGCGGCGCGGGCCACGACCACATGGCAATGAAGTTCGTCGTGAAATAG
- a CDS encoding IS3 family transposase — protein sequence MSAALELAHEIPQRALCTAAGISRSTLRRRLNGTPERLPSVISRRRSRRALSEHEQAEVLAVLHGERFADRAPATIHATLLDEGIYLCSVSTMYRLLRANAEVRERRRIARHPEYRKPELVATGPRQVFSWDITKLRGPHPGEWFSLLVMLDIFSRFVVGWMLVHRANAELARHFIAQTLEREGIQPGHAIVHADRGAEMTAQPVCALMDKLGVVRSHSRPHVSDDNPFSESQFRTLKYHPEFPDRFGSFEHGHDFVGEFMTWYNNEHRHSGIAMLTPAMVHHGQADRVLAARHDVMLAAYRAKPERFIGGSPKRIVLPPAVWINPPAHDGVAV from the coding sequence ATGAGTGCGGCGCTGGAACTTGCCCACGAGATTCCGCAGCGCGCGTTGTGCACTGCAGCGGGCATCAGCCGCTCGACGCTGCGGCGCCGCCTAAACGGCACGCCGGAACGACTTCCGTCCGTGATCTCGCGCCGGCGCTCGAGAAGAGCACTGAGCGAACACGAGCAAGCTGAGGTGCTCGCGGTGCTGCATGGCGAGCGGTTTGCCGATCGCGCGCCGGCGACGATCCACGCGACCTTGCTGGACGAAGGTATCTACCTGTGCTCGGTGAGCACGATGTACCGCCTGCTGCGAGCAAACGCGGAGGTGCGCGAACGTCGCCGTATTGCACGTCATCCGGAGTACCGTAAGCCCGAACTGGTGGCCACCGGTCCGCGTCAAGTTTTCTCGTGGGATATCACGAAGCTGCGCGGCCCGCACCCGGGTGAGTGGTTCTCGCTGCTGGTGATGCTCGACATCTTCAGCCGGTTTGTCGTCGGCTGGATGCTCGTGCATCGGGCCAACGCCGAACTCGCACGGCACTTCATCGCGCAGACGCTGGAACGTGAAGGCATCCAGCCCGGGCACGCGATCGTTCACGCCGATCGCGGCGCGGAGATGACGGCGCAACCCGTGTGCGCCCTGATGGACAAGCTCGGCGTCGTACGTTCGCACAGCCGTCCGCACGTTAGCGACGATAACCCCTTCTCGGAGTCCCAGTTCCGCACGCTGAAGTACCATCCCGAATTCCCCGATCGATTTGGGTCGTTTGAGCACGGGCACGATTTCGTTGGTGAGTTCATGACCTGGTACAACAACGAGCACCGGCACTCCGGAATCGCGATGCTGACGCCGGCAATGGTGCATCACGGCCAGGCGGACCGCGTGCTCGCCGCCAGACACGACGTGATGCTCGCGGCTTACCGCGCCAAACCGGAACGATTCATCGGCGGATCGCCAAAGCGGATCGTGTTACCGCCCGCGGTGTGGATAAATCCGCCCGCTCACGACGGGGTCGCCGTGTAG
- a CDS encoding c-type cytochrome, producing the protein MTITLDTTLLDDGDHVLRLEAYDALGHVGRRTIPFVVQNGPGITITGLRARDRVAGTVDLALNAFSGEEPFDSIRAESRGPIPVWTWVMILIVAGWAGWYGLALFATPAVYASTPTYEEHPVEPAAAAGNASATPPQNPVAAAQAPLTTKAAPRGSGKGSAGGFDFASTGPQLYTQNCSACHGASGAGIPGAFPALAADPVVNATNPAEHIAILLRGLKGRAIKAVTYSSQMPAFPQLSDADIAAIVDHERTSWGNQAPVVTPADVKRAR; encoded by the coding sequence GTGACGATCACGCTGGACACAACCTTACTTGACGACGGCGACCACGTGTTGCGGCTCGAAGCGTACGATGCACTTGGTCACGTGGGCCGGCGAACGATTCCGTTCGTCGTGCAGAACGGGCCCGGGATCACGATCACCGGTTTGCGTGCGCGTGATCGCGTCGCCGGAACCGTCGACCTGGCGCTCAACGCGTTCAGCGGCGAAGAGCCGTTCGACTCGATCCGCGCCGAATCGCGTGGGCCGATTCCGGTCTGGACGTGGGTGATGATCCTCATCGTCGCGGGCTGGGCAGGATGGTACGGCTTAGCGTTGTTCGCGACGCCGGCGGTATATGCGTCGACGCCGACCTACGAGGAGCATCCCGTCGAACCCGCTGCTGCGGCGGGGAACGCGTCCGCGACGCCGCCTCAGAATCCGGTCGCTGCCGCCCAAGCGCCATTGACGACCAAGGCCGCTCCGCGCGGCTCCGGCAAGGGATCCGCCGGCGGCTTCGACTTCGCTTCCACCGGGCCGCAGTTGTACACGCAAAACTGCTCGGCGTGCCACGGTGCAAGCGGCGCGGGAATACCCGGAGCGTTCCCCGCCCTCGCGGCGGACCCGGTTGTCAACGCGACGAATCCCGCCGAGCACATAGCGATCCTCTTGCGCGGGCTAAAAGGAAGGGCCATCAAGGCAGTTACGTATTCGAGTCAGATGCCGGCGTTTCCGCAGCTGTCCGACGCCGACATCGCTGCGATCGTCGACCATGAACGAACGTCATGGGGAAACCAGGCGCCGGTGGTCACTCCGGCAGATGTCAAGCGCGCGCGTTGA
- a CDS encoding cbb3-type cytochrome c oxidase subunit II has translation MRTGMNNLGILAGSAFFTYLALAIAMGVFPGAALSATKPGPGVVPLSAQEARGRDVYVAEGCSYCHTQQVRPLAQDGVWGRPSTAGDYAHDTPQLLGTERTGPDLSNIGARQPSDVWHLIHLYQPRSLVHASIMPQYPWLFAVKVRADAGDVTVAVPPGYVAPNSTVVATQSALDLVAYLKSLKQKPLPTAAP, from the coding sequence GTGAGGACCGGGATGAACAACCTCGGGATTCTCGCGGGAAGCGCCTTCTTCACGTATCTCGCGCTCGCGATTGCGATGGGCGTCTTCCCCGGAGCTGCCCTTTCCGCGACCAAGCCGGGACCGGGCGTCGTTCCGTTGAGTGCGCAGGAGGCGCGCGGCCGCGACGTCTATGTCGCCGAAGGCTGCTCCTACTGCCACACGCAGCAGGTCCGTCCGTTGGCTCAGGACGGAGTGTGGGGCCGTCCCTCGACCGCCGGCGACTACGCGCACGACACCCCGCAATTGTTGGGAACGGAACGCACAGGTCCCGATCTCTCCAACATCGGCGCACGGCAGCCGAGCGATGTATGGCACCTCATCCATCTCTACCAGCCGCGCTCGCTGGTGCATGCCTCGATCATGCCGCAATATCCGTGGCTGTTCGCGGTCAAGGTACGGGCGGATGCCGGCGACGTCACGGTCGCCGTTCCGCCCGGATATGTTGCGCCGAACTCGACGGTCGTCGCGACGCAGAGTGCGCTCGACCTGGTCGCGTATCTCAAATCGCTCAAGCAGAAGCCGCTCCCGACGGCCGCGCCATGA
- a CDS encoding molybdopterin-dependent oxidoreductase, translated as MLSSRRSFLAASGAAALTGALAAPASAEKIVRGVFVNGDRPLVAFPQKRALMVLTPRPPQLETPFAVFDEGVFTPNDAFFVRWHLSDIPTSIDAAKHRIRVTGAVDKALSLSIADLRRMPSVEIAAVNQCSGNSRGFFDPRPAGGQWQNGAMGNALWKGVRLKDVLSRAGLKADAKQVQFNGLERPALPATPDFKKSLDVDIARGEDVIVAYEMNGKPMPLLNGYPVRLIVPGWYSTYWVKMLSDITVLDHVDDQFWMKTAYRIPDTPNHSVSPTDKDYPTVPINRMVVRSFVTNVTDGQSMKAGRTTVRGIAFDGGSGIKSVEISSDGGTTWAPAALERDFGKYSFRRWNADVALEGGKSYTFACRAVANDGDTQTATPIWNPGGYMRNEIQTYKVTVT; from the coding sequence ATGCTTTCGTCTCGTCGCTCGTTCTTAGCCGCGTCCGGTGCGGCTGCGTTGACCGGCGCTCTCGCGGCGCCGGCATCCGCCGAAAAGATCGTGCGCGGCGTCTTCGTCAACGGGGACCGTCCGCTCGTCGCGTTTCCGCAGAAGCGGGCGCTGATGGTGCTCACGCCGCGTCCGCCTCAGCTGGAGACGCCGTTTGCGGTGTTCGACGAGGGCGTCTTCACGCCGAACGACGCGTTTTTCGTGCGCTGGCATCTTTCCGATATCCCGACGAGCATCGATGCGGCGAAGCACCGCATCCGCGTGACGGGTGCGGTCGACAAGGCGCTCTCCCTGTCGATCGCGGATTTGCGGCGGATGCCGTCGGTCGAGATCGCAGCGGTGAATCAATGCTCCGGTAACAGCCGCGGCTTCTTCGATCCGCGTCCAGCGGGCGGACAGTGGCAGAACGGCGCCATGGGCAACGCGCTATGGAAGGGCGTTCGGCTCAAGGACGTCCTATCGCGCGCCGGGCTGAAAGCCGATGCGAAACAGGTTCAGTTCAACGGCCTCGAACGCCCCGCGCTGCCGGCTACGCCGGACTTCAAAAAGTCGCTCGACGTTGACATCGCGCGCGGCGAAGACGTCATCGTCGCCTATGAGATGAACGGCAAGCCGATGCCGCTGCTCAACGGATACCCCGTGCGCCTTATCGTGCCGGGTTGGTATTCGACGTACTGGGTCAAGATGCTCAGCGACATTACGGTGCTCGACCACGTCGACGATCAGTTCTGGATGAAGACCGCGTACCGCATCCCCGACACGCCCAACCACAGCGTCTCGCCTACGGATAAAGATTACCCGACGGTTCCAATCAATCGGATGGTCGTCCGGTCGTTCGTCACAAACGTGACTGACGGGCAGTCCATGAAAGCCGGCCGTACTACTGTTCGCGGAATTGCGTTCGACGGCGGCAGCGGGATCAAGTCGGTCGAGATCTCCTCGGACGGCGGCACGACCTGGGCGCCCGCCGCACTCGAGCGCGATTTTGGAAAGTATTCGTTTCGGCGTTGGAACGCCGACGTCGCACTCGAGGGCGGCAAGAGCTACACGTTCGCCTGTCGCGCCGTCGCAAACGACGGAGACACGCAAACCGCCACCCCGATCTGGAACCCCGGAGGATACATGCGCAACGAGATTCAGACCTACAAAGTGACGGTCACGTGA
- a CDS encoding IS256 family transposase, with translation MLVVIGADADGTKHLVALDDAMSESELSWTELFEDLKKRGLHMPQLLIADGANGLWAAAGKALPNTRQQRCWLHKVRNVLDKLPEKQKPRVHTELRCIVNAPSETEARDRIEALAKTLQRDYPKAAACIRDDVDRMVTFYRFPSSSWKSLRTTNPIESIFASVRLRTEAAKRLRTGSSATYLVFKLVQRLSGSWRRINGYQSITLENAEAA, from the coding sequence TTGCTCGTGGTGATTGGGGCAGATGCCGATGGCACCAAGCATTTGGTGGCCCTCGACGATGCGATGAGTGAGAGCGAACTGAGTTGGACGGAGCTTTTCGAAGACCTTAAAAAGCGCGGTTTACACATGCCGCAACTCCTCATCGCCGACGGCGCAAACGGGTTATGGGCTGCTGCCGGGAAGGCACTTCCCAACACGCGACAGCAACGGTGCTGGCTGCACAAAGTACGCAACGTCTTGGACAAGCTTCCCGAGAAACAGAAGCCGCGCGTCCATACCGAACTGCGATGCATCGTAAACGCGCCGAGCGAGACGGAAGCGCGCGATCGGATCGAGGCGCTCGCGAAAACATTGCAGCGAGATTACCCCAAAGCCGCCGCATGTATCCGCGATGACGTCGATCGCATGGTGACGTTCTATCGCTTTCCGTCGAGCAGTTGGAAAAGCTTGCGAACGACCAATCCGATCGAATCGATCTTCGCTTCCGTGCGATTACGAACCGAAGCTGCGAAGCGATTGCGTACCGGAAGCTCCGCGACGTACTTGGTGTTCAAGCTCGTTCAACGCCTCTCTGGCAGCTGGCGACGCATCAACGGATACCAATCCATAACCCTTGAAAACGCCGAAGCGGCGTGA
- a CDS encoding transposase has product MQSSNGTVSTEIKATSSPQKPQRRRFSAAEKLRIVREADARPAGTIGAFLRREGIYSSQLYAWRRQRDQGDLDPGAVRQRAKAKMQADEVAQRLKELERENRKLRRQLARAELINDIQKKFAGLLGVDLESPETNENAE; this is encoded by the coding sequence ATGCAGTCCTCGAACGGAACCGTTTCAACGGAAATCAAGGCAACCAGTTCACCCCAAAAACCTCAGCGACGTCGGTTCTCCGCCGCCGAGAAGCTGCGCATCGTGCGCGAGGCTGATGCGCGTCCAGCCGGCACGATCGGAGCGTTTCTCCGGCGCGAAGGTATTTACTCATCGCAGCTCTATGCCTGGCGAAGGCAGCGCGATCAAGGCGACCTCGATCCAGGTGCGGTGCGCCAACGTGCAAAAGCCAAAATGCAAGCCGACGAGGTTGCGCAGCGGCTCAAAGAACTCGAGCGGGAAAACCGGAAACTCCGTCGCCAGTTGGCGCGCGCCGAGCTCATAAACGATATCCAAAAAAAATTTGCGGGGCTCCTGGGCGTCGATCTGGAGAGCCCCGAGACGAACGAGAACGCAGAATGA